Proteins encoded by one window of Rhodobium gokarnense:
- a CDS encoding peroxiredoxin, which translates to MDTETPPAFPQLNRPAPDFTAPTTHGEKSLADYRGKWLVLFSHPADFTPVCTTEFMGFANAHDKFAAMNCELLGLSIDSPHSHIAWVRNIKEHWGVDIKFPIIADLSMQVAKAYGMIQPGASDTSAVRATFIIDPEGILRAMVYYPMSNGRSIDEFVRLIAALQTSDANKVATPENWQPGDKVIVPPPMTVDAADKRASEGYDYTDWYFSKTTV; encoded by the coding sequence ATGGATACCGAAACCCCGCCCGCCTTCCCCCAACTGAACAGGCCGGCCCCCGATTTCACCGCCCCGACCACCCACGGCGAGAAGTCGCTCGCCGACTACCGCGGCAAGTGGCTGGTGCTGTTCTCGCACCCGGCCGACTTCACGCCGGTCTGCACCACCGAGTTCATGGGCTTTGCCAACGCCCACGACAAGTTCGCGGCCATGAACTGCGAGCTCCTGGGCCTGTCGATCGACAGCCCGCACTCGCACATCGCCTGGGTCCGCAACATCAAGGAGCACTGGGGCGTCGACATCAAGTTCCCGATCATCGCCGACCTGTCTATGCAGGTCGCCAAGGCCTACGGCATGATCCAGCCGGGCGCCAGCGACACCTCGGCCGTGCGCGCCACCTTCATCATCGATCCGGAAGGCATCCTTCGGGCGATGGTCTACTACCCGATGTCGAACGGCCGCTCGATCGACGAGTTCGTGCGCCTGATCGCCGCCCTGCAGACCTCCGACGCCAACAAGGTGGCAACGCCGGAGAACTGGCAGCCCGGCGACAAGGTGATCGTGCCGCCGCCGATGACGGTCGATGCCGCCGACAAGCGCGCCTCCGAAGGCTACGACTACACCGACTGGTACTTCTCAAAGACCACGGTCTGA
- a CDS encoding BolA family protein yields the protein MRDKIEAKLKLALRPESIRVEDESAKHAGHIERHGHADQGGDTHFRVWIVSDMFAGKSRVECHRMITDLLAEEFDAGLHALAIHSSTPAQSA from the coding sequence ATGAGAGACAAGATTGAAGCAAAACTTAAACTTGCCCTTCGGCCGGAGAGCATCCGGGTCGAGGACGAGTCGGCCAAGCACGCGGGCCATATCGAGCGGCACGGCCATGCGGACCAGGGCGGCGACACCCATTTCCGGGTCTGGATCGTCTCCGACATGTTCGCCGGCAAGAGCCGGGTGGAATGCCACCGGATGATCACCGATCTCCTCGCCGAGGAGTTCGACGCCGGGCTCCATGCGCTGGCGATCCACAGCTCCACCCCGGCGCAATCGGCGTAA
- a CDS encoding J domain-containing protein yields MKFDSAIFDQIRVRRTKEQPVTREHPTCDWEGCEAAAPHRAPMGRNREGEYLNFCLDHVRQYNKSYNYFSGMDNDAIAAYLKNSAIGHRPTWKMGANRSPTEAEESIAARARRRWNSRTYDPFEFFRGQKDHGAESRAARRERRLTKAQRHAFEVLKLELSADKTEIKARFKELVKRHHPDANGGDRSLEERLRQVIQAYNILKQAGFC; encoded by the coding sequence ATGAAATTCGACTCGGCCATATTCGACCAGATCAGGGTCAGGCGCACCAAGGAGCAGCCGGTCACCCGCGAACACCCGACCTGCGACTGGGAGGGCTGCGAGGCCGCCGCGCCCCACCGCGCGCCGATGGGCCGCAACCGCGAGGGCGAGTATCTCAACTTCTGCCTCGACCACGTGCGCCAGTACAACAAGTCCTACAACTACTTCTCCGGCATGGACAACGACGCCATCGCCGCCTACCTGAAGAACTCCGCCATCGGCCACCGCCCGACCTGGAAGATGGGCGCCAACCGCTCACCGACCGAGGCCGAGGAGAGCATCGCGGCACGCGCCCGCCGGCGCTGGAACTCCCGCACCTACGATCCCTTCGAGTTCTTCCGCGGCCAAAAGGACCACGGCGCGGAGAGCCGCGCCGCCCGGCGCGAGCGCCGCCTCACCAAGGCCCAGCGCCACGCCTTTGAGGTGCTGAAGCTGGAGCTGTCCGCCGACAAGACCGAGATCAAGGCCCGCTTCAAGGAACTGGTGAAGCGCCACCACCCGGACGCCAATGGCGGCGACCGCTCGCTGGAAGAGCGCCTGCGCCAGGTCATCCAGGCCTACAACATCCTCAAGCAGGCCGGCTTCTGCTGA
- the cobS gene encoding cobaltochelatase subunit CobS, translating to MTETAEALAGVPDMKISVRQVFGIDTDLEVPAFSDRDEHVPDVDPDYLFDRDTTLAILAGFARNRRVIVTGYHGTGKSTHIEQVAARLNWPCVRINLDSHISRIDLVGKDQIVVREGMQVTEFRDGILPWALQTNTALVFDEYDAGRPDVMFVIQRVLEVQGRLTLLDQNRVIRPHPSFRLFATANTVGLGDTSGLYHGTQQINQGQMDRWSIVTTLNYLPHDNEVDIVLAKAKHYQSDEGRDTVSKMVRVADMTRNAFINGDLSTVMSPRTVITWAENADIFGDLGFAFRVTFLNKCDELERPVVAEFYQRCFDRDLPESAANVVLS from the coding sequence ATGACTGAGACCGCAGAAGCCCTCGCCGGCGTGCCCGACATGAAGATTTCCGTCCGGCAGGTGTTCGGCATCGACACCGATCTGGAAGTTCCGGCGTTTTCCGACCGCGACGAGCACGTCCCCGACGTCGACCCGGACTATTTGTTCGACCGCGACACGACGCTCGCGATCCTCGCCGGTTTTGCCCGCAACCGCCGCGTCATCGTCACCGGCTACCACGGCACCGGCAAGTCGACCCATATCGAGCAGGTCGCGGCCCGGCTCAACTGGCCCTGCGTGCGCATCAACCTCGACAGCCACATCTCGCGCATCGACCTGGTCGGCAAGGACCAGATCGTCGTCCGCGAGGGCATGCAGGTCACCGAGTTCCGCGACGGCATCCTGCCCTGGGCGCTGCAGACCAACACCGCGCTGGTCTTCGACGAGTACGACGCCGGCCGCCCGGACGTCATGTTCGTCATCCAGCGCGTGCTGGAGGTCCAGGGCCGGCTGACGCTCCTCGACCAGAACCGGGTCATCCGTCCGCATCCGAGCTTCCGGCTGTTCGCCACCGCCAACACCGTCGGCCTCGGCGACACCTCCGGCCTCTACCACGGCACCCAGCAGATCAACCAGGGCCAGATGGACCGCTGGTCGATCGTCACCACGCTGAACTACCTGCCGCACGACAACGAGGTCGACATCGTGCTGGCAAAGGCCAAGCACTACCAGTCCGACGAGGGCCGCGACACGGTCTCCAAGATGGTGCGCGTCGCCGACATGACCCGCAACGCCTTCATCAACGGCGATCTGTCGACCGTGATGAGCCCGCGCACAGTCATCACCTGGGCGGAGAACGCCGACATCTTCGGCGACCTCGGCTTTGCCTTCCGCGTCACCTTCCTCAACAAGTGCGACGAACTGGAACGCCCGGTGGTGGCCGAATTCTACCAGCGCTGCTTCGACCGCGACCTGCCGGAATCGGCGGCCAACGTCGTCCTGTCCTGA
- the cobT gene encoding cobaltochelatase subunit CobT produces the protein MTSNHRPNSKAAAPTEPVKRAVGITMRAISGRDDLEVSFATDRPGMAGNKARLPEPPRRPTRNDIAILRGVGDSIALKLAAHNPALHRSLMPEGQNARALFEAVEQARCDSIGAQRMKGVSGNLNAMLEDRYHRSKYHEMTSRDDAPMEEIVALMVRERLTGTPPPKSARHIVDLWRPMIEEKAGGDLDRLMEALEDQRDFAVTVRDMIVSLDMADQLGGDPDDSNEDDNDDRSDMSDTEVDGESDESDAADASSPEEIEVSGEESEAGDAEATDTYADSVDDQDLTADPSEAGEAERPDQRLSNRPPQFDYKVYTTRFDETIKAEELCDAAELDRLRSHLDKQLDHLTGAVARLANRLQRKLMAQQQRAWDFDLEEGILDTARLTRVVTDPMQPLAFKSEREAEFRDTVVSLVLDNSGSMRGRPITVAAICADILARTLERCGVKVEILGFTTRAWKGGRAREHWLQNGKPQLPGRLNDLRHIVYKAADAPWRRARRNLGLMMREGLLKENIDGEALDWAHKRILARPENRRILMMISDGAPVDDSTLSVNSGNYLERHLRQVIEEIEERSPVELIAIGIGHDVTRYYRRAVTIVDADELAGAMTDQLADLFDDPPAERHRDQGAARRRATR, from the coding sequence ATGACCTCGAACCACCGGCCGAACAGCAAGGCAGCGGCGCCGACCGAGCCCGTCAAGCGGGCCGTCGGCATCACCATGCGCGCGATTTCCGGCCGCGACGACCTTGAGGTCAGCTTCGCCACCGATCGGCCGGGCATGGCCGGCAACAAGGCACGGCTGCCCGAGCCGCCGCGCCGGCCGACCCGCAACGATATCGCCATCCTGCGCGGCGTCGGCGATTCCATCGCCCTGAAGCTCGCCGCCCACAATCCGGCCCTCCACCGCTCCCTGATGCCGGAAGGCCAGAACGCCCGCGCCCTCTTTGAGGCCGTCGAACAGGCGCGCTGCGATTCCATCGGCGCCCAGCGCATGAAGGGCGTTTCCGGCAACCTCAACGCCATGCTGGAAGACCGCTACCACCGCAGCAAGTACCACGAGATGACGAGCCGCGACGACGCGCCGATGGAGGAGATCGTCGCCCTCATGGTGCGCGAGCGGCTGACGGGAACGCCACCGCCCAAGAGCGCAAGGCACATCGTCGACCTGTGGCGCCCGATGATCGAGGAAAAGGCCGGCGGCGACCTCGACCGGCTGATGGAGGCCCTCGAGGACCAGCGCGACTTCGCCGTCACCGTGCGCGACATGATCGTCTCGCTGGACATGGCCGACCAGCTCGGCGGCGATCCGGACGACAGCAACGAGGACGACAACGACGACCGCTCGGACATGAGCGACACGGAGGTGGACGGCGAGAGCGACGAAAGCGATGCCGCCGATGCCTCCTCGCCCGAAGAGATCGAGGTCTCCGGCGAGGAATCGGAAGCGGGCGATGCCGAAGCGACCGACACCTATGCCGACAGCGTCGACGACCAGGACCTCACCGCCGACCCCAGCGAGGCCGGCGAGGCGGAACGCCCGGACCAGCGGCTCAGCAACCGGCCGCCGCAATTCGACTACAAGGTCTACACCACCCGCTTCGACGAGACGATCAAGGCCGAGGAGCTGTGCGACGCCGCCGAGCTCGACCGCCTGCGCAGCCACCTCGACAAGCAGCTCGACCACCTGACCGGCGCCGTCGCCCGGCTCGCCAACCGCTTGCAGCGCAAGCTGATGGCCCAGCAGCAGCGCGCCTGGGACTTCGACCTGGAAGAGGGCATCCTCGACACCGCCCGGCTCACCCGCGTCGTCACCGACCCGATGCAGCCGCTCGCCTTCAAGAGCGAACGCGAGGCGGAGTTCCGCGACACCGTCGTCTCCCTCGTCCTCGACAATTCCGGCTCCATGCGCGGCCGGCCGATCACGGTCGCCGCGATCTGCGCCGACATCCTCGCCCGCACCCTGGAAAGATGCGGCGTCAAGGTCGAGATCCTCGGCTTCACCACCCGCGCCTGGAAGGGCGGGCGAGCTCGCGAGCACTGGCTGCAGAACGGCAAGCCGCAGCTTCCCGGCCGCCTCAACGACCTGCGCCACATCGTCTACAAGGCGGCCGATGCGCCCTGGCGCCGGGCCCGGCGCAATCTCGGCCTGATGATGCGCGAGGGGCTCCTGAAGGAGAACATCGACGGCGAGGCCCTGGACTGGGCCCACAAGCGCATTCTCGCCCGCCCGGAGAACCGCCGCATCCTGATGATGATCTCCGACGGCGCCCCGGTCGACGACTCCACCCTGTCGGTCAATTCCGGCAACTACCTGGAGCGGCACCTGCGCCAGGTCATCGAGGAAATCGAGGAGCGCTCGCCGGTGGAGCTGATCGCCATCGGCATCGGCCACGACGTCACCCGCTACTATCGCCGCGCCGTCACCATCGTCGATGCGGACGAACTCGCCGGCGCCATGACCGACCAGCTCGCGGACCTCTTCGACGACCCGCCGGCGGAGCGCCACCGGGACCAGGGCGCGGCGCGCCGCAGGGCGACGCGATGA
- a CDS encoding esterase-like activity of phytase family protein produces MRTALGALLLCCALAAPLAAAAAPRIPPGPESIEVRSAPIAHFRIGYPDLSRFGRLEYLGGFELWSPNRHFGALSGLVSLDKGRRIVAISDNGFWFDAKLDVEADGRPTAIHDARIAPMLDAAGEVIVGHDADAESVVLTRGPDPKQFIVSFEGDHRLERFPEDLDTFLGRGKRMKIPKAIGKLRGNRGLEAIAVPPETCPLKAEVIAIAERDPRSDRDIPAWIIGGPNAGRFRVRLEGDFSITDAAFLPDGDLLILERLFNFAEGVGMRVRRIPCAALKAGTTVDGIEMMTADFGYQIDNMEGLSVHVGDNGDTVLTLISDDNRSLLQRTLLLRFRLIEPPVPHEKGDFKLRPAVLPKPAAE; encoded by the coding sequence ATGAGGACGGCGCTTGGCGCGCTCCTCCTTTGCTGCGCCCTCGCCGCTCCGCTTGCCGCGGCGGCAGCCCCGAGGATCCCGCCGGGACCGGAAAGCATCGAGGTCCGCTCCGCGCCGATCGCCCATTTCAGGATCGGCTATCCCGACCTTTCCCGCTTCGGCCGTCTGGAATATCTGGGCGGCTTCGAGCTGTGGTCGCCGAACCGCCATTTCGGCGCGCTGAGCGGCCTCGTCAGCCTCGACAAGGGCCGCCGCATCGTCGCCATTTCCGACAACGGCTTCTGGTTCGACGCCAAGCTGGACGTCGAGGCCGACGGCCGCCCGACAGCGATCCACGACGCCCGCATCGCCCCGATGCTCGATGCCGCTGGCGAGGTCATCGTCGGCCACGACGCCGACGCGGAATCCGTCGTGCTGACCCGCGGTCCCGACCCGAAACAGTTCATCGTCTCGTTTGAAGGCGATCACCGGCTGGAGCGCTTTCCGGAAGACCTCGACACCTTCCTCGGCCGCGGCAAGCGCATGAAGATCCCGAAGGCGATCGGGAAATTGCGCGGCAATCGCGGCCTTGAGGCGATCGCCGTGCCGCCCGAGACCTGCCCGCTCAAGGCCGAGGTCATCGCCATTGCCGAGCGCGATCCGCGCTCCGACCGGGACATCCCGGCCTGGATCATCGGCGGGCCGAACGCCGGCCGGTTCCGCGTCCGCCTGGAGGGAGACTTCAGCATCACCGACGCCGCCTTCCTGCCGGACGGCGACCTCCTCATCCTGGAGCGGCTGTTCAATTTCGCCGAAGGCGTCGGCATGCGCGTAAGGCGCATCCCCTGTGCCGCGCTAAAGGCCGGCACGACCGTCGACGGCATCGAGATGATGACCGCCGATTTCGGCTACCAGATCGACAATATGGAAGGGCTTTCGGTCCATGTCGGCGACAATGGCGACACGGTGCTGACGCTGATATCCGACGACAACCGTTCGCTTCTGCAGCGCACGCTGCTACTGCGCTTCCGGCTGATCGAGCCGCCGGTGCCGCACGAAAAGGGCGACTTCAAGCTCAGACCGGCCGTGCTTCCAAAGCCTGCGGCTGAATGA
- a CDS encoding queuosine precursor transporter codes for MTATKSRTLPFAAGILAMAAVVVASNILVQYPVAASIGALNLADLLTWGAFTYPAAFLVTDLTNRRLGPSAARRVVLVGFAFAVVLSVVLATPRLAIASGSAFLVAQLLDVAVFNRLRNRVWWVPPAVSSLIGSVVDTAVFFSLAFAASFVVFGPNDGFAIEAAPLLGLFDIAVVPRWMSWALGDFSVKLLVAALLLVPYRVVLSFIQPQALEARPV; via the coding sequence ATGACCGCCACCAAATCGCGCACACTTCCCTTCGCCGCCGGCATCCTCGCCATGGCGGCCGTGGTCGTTGCCTCCAATATCCTCGTCCAGTATCCGGTCGCAGCCTCGATCGGCGCGCTCAATCTCGCCGATCTCCTGACCTGGGGCGCCTTCACCTATCCGGCCGCCTTCCTCGTCACGGACCTCACCAATCGCCGGCTCGGCCCTTCCGCCGCGCGCCGGGTGGTGCTGGTCGGCTTTGCCTTTGCCGTCGTCCTCTCCGTCGTGCTGGCGACGCCGCGGCTCGCGATCGCGTCGGGCTCGGCGTTCCTCGTTGCCCAGCTTCTCGACGTCGCCGTCTTCAACCGCCTGCGCAATCGCGTCTGGTGGGTGCCGCCGGCGGTCTCCTCGCTGATCGGTTCGGTGGTCGATACCGCCGTCTTCTTCTCGCTCGCCTTTGCCGCGTCCTTTGTGGTTTTCGGCCCGAACGATGGGTTCGCCATCGAGGCGGCTCCGCTGCTTGGCCTCTTCGATATCGCCGTGGTGCCGCGCTGGATGTCCTGGGCGCTCGGCGACTTCTCGGTGAAGCTTCTGGTCGCCGCCCTGCTCCTGGTGCCCTACCGGGTGGTGCTGTCGTTCATTCAGCCGCAGGCTTTGGAAGCACGGCCGGTCTGA
- the rpmB gene encoding 50S ribosomal protein L28, which translates to MARRCELTGKAVLTGNNVSHANNRTRRRFLPNLCDVSLLSDTLGKTVRLRVSASALRTVEHRGGLDAFLAKAADSTLSQRALSVKREIEKKRTAEAAA; encoded by the coding sequence ATGGCCCGGCGTTGCGAACTCACCGGCAAGGCGGTTTTGACCGGCAACAATGTCAGCCACGCGAACAACCGTACGCGCCGCCGCTTCCTGCCCAATCTCTGCGATGTCTCGCTGCTCAGCGACACCCTCGGCAAGACCGTGCGGCTTCGCGTCTCGGCCAGTGCGCTGCGCACCGTGGAGCATCGCGGCGGCCTCGATGCGTTCCTCGCCAAGGCGGCGGATTCGACGCTTTCCCAGCGTGCCCTGTCCGTCAAGCGCGAGATCGAGAAGAAGCGCACCGCCGAAGCGGCCGCGTAA
- a CDS encoding DUF3108 domain-containing protein: MRSRTMFQSAVLGASLFAGLASAVVAVPAIAKTTKVGGIYAVSVAGFRFAEGRLSLVVQNDAYSAKLDMHSSGLGRLFSSGKGNAEATGWLRRSHVTPARYDLRSNSGKRDATKVSMALNRGAVRKLAVSPKLRKVPDRIPVTKRHKRNILDPLSAVLFPATGREAKLDASACKRTIPVFDGWTRYDVKFSYKGTREVKNPDYQGTVVVCGARWVPVAGHRPHKVSVKKMADNRTMEAWLAPVGDLPLFVPYRISMETNMGPLVVEARRLRMVGEQKQAAAVNE; this comes from the coding sequence GTGCGTTCAAGAACGATGTTCCAGTCTGCCGTCCTCGGAGCAAGCCTTTTCGCCGGCCTTGCCTCCGCGGTCGTTGCCGTTCCCGCCATAGCCAAGACCACCAAGGTCGGCGGCATCTACGCGGTCTCGGTCGCCGGCTTCCGCTTCGCCGAGGGCCGGCTGTCCCTGGTCGTCCAGAACGACGCCTACTCCGCCAAGCTTGACATGCACTCCTCCGGCCTCGGCCGGCTGTTCTCCTCCGGCAAGGGCAACGCGGAGGCGACCGGCTGGCTGCGCCGCTCCCACGTCACCCCGGCCCGCTACGATCTTCGCTCCAACTCCGGCAAGCGCGACGCCACCAAGGTGTCGATGGCGCTCAACCGCGGCGCAGTCCGCAAGCTCGCCGTCAGCCCGAAGCTGCGCAAGGTGCCGGATCGCATTCCGGTGACCAAGCGCCACAAGCGCAACATCCTCGATCCCCTGAGCGCCGTCCTGTTCCCGGCCACCGGCCGCGAGGCGAAGCTCGACGCCAGCGCCTGCAAGCGGACGATCCCCGTCTTCGACGGCTGGACGCGCTATGACGTCAAGTTCAGCTACAAGGGCACCCGCGAGGTCAAGAACCCGGACTATCAGGGAACCGTCGTCGTCTGCGGCGCCCGCTGGGTGCCCGTCGCCGGCCACCGCCCGCACAAGGTCTCGGTCAAGAAAATGGCCGACAACCGCACCATGGAAGCCTGGCTCGCCCCGGTCGGCGACCTGCCGCTCTTCGTGCCCTACCGGATCTCCATGGAGACCAATATGGGCCCGCTGGTGGTCGAGGCCCGGCGCCTGCGCATGGTCGGCGAGCAGAAACAGGCCGCCGCCGTCAACGAGTAG